One stretch of Aeromicrobium fastidiosum DNA includes these proteins:
- a CDS encoding HNH endonuclease signature motif containing protein produces the protein MLIEQLSSLTDEVAALEPWTLTGAEVREVIAAVQTTRTALDAVMSRLAGCADDMGLPKDDGATSTTAWLASSANITKGAASKLVGMAKVTGERTEATRAAWATGALSTEQASIIMKAIAALPDWCGDTERGDAEAHLIALAAEHDLDGLQRLANRVLEVIDPDGFDEHLGEKLRAQEERARARTRFQMGRRGDGTTHGSFVVPDTDADTLRAAIEGIIAPRRNQLAAESFGMGADDWAGLPRDQKMGHAFAELINHLPTDALPVAGGLAATVAVMVDVDDLRTGQGTATTTSGTTMSATKAQRLACNANLVAMYLDSDKRVIDLGTTRRLYDRHQRLVLATRDRGCVFPTCDRPPSWCEAHHLNFWSENGPTDLDNAALLCHYHHHLVHEGQWAARMGDDGIVEIIPPKHVDPEQRPQRHSRFASPQPRAG, from the coding sequence ATGTTGATCGAGCAGTTGTCCAGCCTGACTGATGAGGTCGCTGCGCTCGAACCATGGACCCTGACCGGGGCCGAGGTTCGTGAGGTCATCGCGGCGGTGCAGACGACTCGCACCGCGTTGGACGCGGTCATGTCACGACTGGCCGGGTGCGCGGACGACATGGGGTTGCCGAAGGACGACGGTGCGACGTCGACGACGGCCTGGCTGGCGAGCTCGGCGAACATCACCAAGGGTGCCGCGTCCAAGCTGGTCGGCATGGCGAAGGTCACCGGCGAGCGCACCGAGGCGACCCGTGCCGCGTGGGCGACCGGGGCCCTGTCGACCGAGCAGGCCTCGATCATCATGAAAGCCATCGCCGCCCTGCCCGACTGGTGCGGCGACACCGAGCGTGGCGACGCCGAAGCCCACCTCATCGCCCTGGCCGCCGAGCATGACCTGGATGGGTTGCAGCGTCTGGCGAACCGGGTGCTCGAGGTCATCGACCCCGACGGATTCGACGAGCACCTCGGCGAAAAACTCCGCGCGCAGGAAGAACGCGCCCGTGCCCGCACCAGGTTCCAGATGGGCCGGCGTGGTGACGGCACCACCCACGGGTCCTTCGTCGTGCCCGACACCGACGCCGACACCCTCAGAGCAGCGATCGAGGGGATCATCGCCCCACGCCGCAACCAGTTGGCTGCCGAATCGTTCGGCATGGGAGCCGACGACTGGGCCGGCCTGCCCCGCGACCAGAAGATGGGCCACGCCTTCGCCGAGCTCATCAACCACCTGCCGACCGACGCCCTGCCCGTGGCCGGAGGGCTCGCCGCGACCGTCGCCGTCATGGTCGACGTCGACGACCTCCGCACCGGGCAAGGCACCGCGACCACCACCTCGGGCACCACGATGTCCGCGACCAAAGCACAACGGCTGGCGTGCAACGCCAACCTCGTCGCGATGTACCTCGACAGCGACAAACGCGTCATCGATCTGGGCACCACCCGCCGCCTCTACGACCGCCACCAACGACTCGTCCTCGCCACCCGCGACCGTGGTTGCGTCTTCCCCACGTGCGACCGCCCACCCTCCTGGTGCGAAGCACACCACCTGAACTTCTGGTCCGAGAACGGCCCTACCGACCTCGACAACGCCGCCCTGCTCTGCCACTACCACCACCACCTCGTCCACGAGGGGCAGTGGGCGGCCCGCATGGGAGACGACGGGATCGTCGAGATCATCCCCCCGAAGCATGTCGACCCCGAGCAACGACCACAACGCCACTCCCGCTTCGCATCACCGCAACCCCGAGCCGGCTGA
- a CDS encoding RtcB family protein — protein sequence MEKISQRLFSWASILDENARDQARTASTMPFIYPHLALMPDAHLGKGATVGSVIPTLGAIIPAAVGVDIGCGMIAVQTPYVVTDLPSDRRALRVAIERAIPLSAGVANKAITRRHTQERVDELRADAEKAGFDPADRASRWELQLGTLGSGNHFIEVSLDEEDRVWLFLHSGSRGVGNKIAQRHIAVAQRLCEKWWIGLPDRDLAYLVEGTPEFDSYIRELRWAQKYALLNRAEMMDRVVTCFADWMGVDAVERVVEINCHHNYTTKERHFGKDVWLSRKGAIDASEGTMGLIPGSMGTRSYVVVGKGNPVSLNSSPHGAGREYSRSKARKAFTQDDLRVAMGDIEYRDTAAFVDEIPAAYKDIDVIMQDAADLVEVRHTLRQIVNVKGD from the coding sequence ATGGAGAAGATCTCCCAGCGGCTGTTCAGCTGGGCTTCCATCCTGGACGAGAACGCACGCGACCAGGCACGGACGGCGAGCACGATGCCGTTCATCTACCCACACCTCGCGCTGATGCCCGATGCGCACCTCGGCAAGGGGGCGACGGTCGGCTCGGTCATCCCCACGCTGGGGGCGATCATCCCGGCCGCGGTCGGCGTCGACATCGGCTGCGGCATGATCGCGGTGCAGACGCCGTACGTCGTGACGGACCTGCCGTCCGACCGGCGCGCCCTGCGGGTCGCGATCGAGCGGGCGATCCCGCTGTCGGCGGGTGTGGCCAACAAGGCCATCACGCGCCGGCACACCCAGGAGCGCGTCGACGAGCTGCGGGCCGATGCCGAGAAGGCCGGTTTCGACCCGGCCGACCGGGCGTCCCGGTGGGAGCTGCAGCTGGGCACCCTCGGCTCGGGCAACCACTTCATCGAGGTCAGCCTCGACGAGGAGGACCGGGTGTGGCTGTTCCTGCACTCGGGGTCGCGGGGCGTCGGCAACAAGATCGCCCAGCGGCACATCGCGGTGGCGCAGCGACTGTGCGAGAAGTGGTGGATCGGTCTTCCCGATCGTGACCTCGCCTACCTGGTGGAGGGCACGCCGGAGTTCGACTCCTACATCCGCGAGCTGCGGTGGGCGCAGAAGTACGCGCTGCTCAACCGTGCCGAGATGATGGACCGGGTCGTGACGTGCTTCGCCGACTGGATGGGCGTGGACGCCGTGGAGCGGGTCGTCGAGATCAACTGCCACCACAACTACACGACCAAGGAGCGGCACTTCGGCAAGGACGTGTGGCTGTCCCGCAAGGGCGCGATCGATGCGTCCGAGGGCACCATGGGCCTCATCCCGGGGTCGATGGGCACGCGGTCGTACGTCGTGGTCGGCAAGGGCAACCCGGTCTCGCTCAACTCCTCCCCGCACGGGGCAGGACGTGAGTACAGCCGCTCGAAGGCCCGGAAGGCCTTCACCCAGGACGACCTCCGGGTCGCGATGGGTGACATCGAGTACCGCGACACCGCGGCATTCGTCGACGAGATCCCGGCGGCGTACAAGGACATCGACGTGATCATGCAGGACGCTGCTGATCTCGTCGAGGTGCGGCACACGCTGCGGCAGATCGTCAACGTCAAGGGCGACTGA
- the sigK gene encoding ECF RNA polymerase sigma factor SigK, with amino-acid sequence MSASAAQLKLAAMPEHDAAPDLNELLVRVGRGDENAFAEVYDALGSAVFGLARRVIRDPARAEEVAQEVFIQVWQSAARFDPARGNAKSWCLTLAHRRAVDAVRHDQAATNRENKYDWSSGPDFDEVEETVTITLEHEQVKRCLDGLTELQREAVNLAYYQGYTYAEVAAALDANTATIKTRMRDGIVRLRDCMGVTA; translated from the coding sequence ATGTCAGCATCCGCTGCGCAGCTCAAGCTCGCCGCCATGCCCGAGCACGATGCTGCACCTGACCTCAACGAGCTCCTGGTGCGCGTTGGCCGGGGCGACGAGAACGCGTTCGCCGAGGTGTACGACGCGCTCGGATCGGCGGTCTTCGGACTCGCCCGGCGCGTCATCCGCGATCCGGCCCGTGCCGAGGAGGTCGCCCAGGAGGTCTTCATCCAGGTGTGGCAGTCCGCGGCGCGCTTCGACCCGGCTCGCGGCAACGCCAAGAGCTGGTGCCTGACGCTGGCCCATCGCCGCGCCGTCGACGCCGTCCGCCACGACCAGGCGGCCACGAACCGCGAGAACAAGTACGACTGGTCGAGCGGGCCCGACTTCGACGAGGTCGAGGAGACCGTGACCATCACGCTCGAGCACGAGCAGGTCAAGCGCTGCCTGGACGGTCTGACCGAGCTGCAGCGCGAAGCAGTCAACCTGGCCTACTACCAGGGCTACACCTACGCCGAGGTCGCTGCCGCGCTCGACGCCAACACCGCCACGATCAAGACGCGCATGCGCGACGGGATCGTCCGCCTCCGAGACTGCATGGGAGTGACCGCATGA
- a CDS encoding anti-sigma factor, with amino-acid sequence MSIDLHSLMAPYALDALDPDERDRFEAHLDQCVDCQVEIAGFMATAVRLGDAVSHTPPPALRDRLLAEISTTPQQRPIVSSLAERRSLRRTLPRLAVAAAFLIGAVGAGGYVVERQNATQEHDQNVAISSVLSADDVSTQAKSFDTGGSVKLYSSATADSAVIIAKGLHSPGAGKVYQVWMIDKSGPTSQGTFHTNGQMIMKGVAGADRVAVTVEPAGGSKQPTSAPVATIAV; translated from the coding sequence ATGAGCATCGACCTGCACTCACTGATGGCACCGTACGCCCTGGACGCCCTCGACCCCGATGAGCGCGATCGGTTCGAGGCGCACCTCGACCAGTGCGTCGACTGCCAGGTCGAGATCGCCGGGTTCATGGCCACGGCCGTCCGCCTCGGCGACGCCGTCAGCCACACCCCGCCCCCGGCACTGCGCGACCGACTGCTGGCCGAGATCAGCACGACGCCGCAGCAGCGCCCGATCGTGTCGTCGCTGGCCGAGCGCCGTTCGCTGCGCCGCACCCTGCCGCGCCTCGCCGTGGCAGCCGCCTTCCTGATCGGTGCCGTCGGTGCCGGTGGATATGTTGTCGAGCGCCAGAACGCCACGCAGGAGCACGACCAGAATGTCGCGATCTCGTCGGTGCTGTCGGCCGACGACGTCTCGACGCAGGCCAAGTCGTTCGACACCGGCGGCAGCGTCAAGCTCTACTCGTCCGCCACTGCCGACTCGGCCGTCATCATCGCCAAGGGTCTGCACTCGCCCGGTGCCGGCAAGGTCTACCAGGTCTGGATGATCGACAAGTCTGGTCCGACCTCACAGGGGACGTTCCACACCAACGGCCAGATGATCATGAAGGGCGTGGCCGGAGCCGACCGCGTCGCCGTCACTGTCGAGCCCGCGGGCGGATCGAAGCAGCCCACCTCGGCACCGGTCGCGACCATCGCGGTCTGA
- a CDS encoding IS3 family transposase — MIRFIDEHRDQFGVELICRALRPAVRGFITSRGYRAAKTRPPSARRLSDDLLVPEVARLHAENYGVYGRRKMHALMRRQGWDIGRDQTERLMRAAGVRGVKRSKRTFTSKRDPATPLPADLVQRRFTADAPRRLWVADITYVATWSGFAYVAFVTDVYSRRIVGWNVAATLRADILPLQALNMAAWAADGDLDRLVHHADHGSNYLAVVYTDRIAELGAKPSTGTVGDSYDNALAEAVNGLYKTELIRQRGPWRSVEQVELATLEYVWWWNNARLHGELGMRTPFEVETEYYAAQEPILPATAGQETT; from the coding sequence ATGATCCGGTTCATCGACGAACACCGTGATCAGTTCGGGGTCGAGCTCATCTGCCGGGCCTTGCGTCCGGCGGTGCGTGGCTTCATCACCTCCCGTGGCTACCGAGCCGCGAAGACCAGGCCGCCCTCGGCGCGACGGTTGTCCGATGACCTGCTCGTGCCCGAAGTCGCGAGGCTTCATGCGGAGAACTACGGCGTCTACGGGCGTCGCAAGATGCACGCACTGATGCGTCGCCAAGGCTGGGACATCGGTCGCGATCAGACCGAGCGTCTGATGCGGGCCGCCGGTGTTCGCGGTGTGAAGCGGTCGAAGAGGACTTTCACATCCAAGCGCGACCCGGCAACACCCTTGCCGGCCGATCTGGTCCAGCGCAGGTTCACCGCCGACGCCCCACGGCGGCTCTGGGTCGCCGACATCACCTACGTCGCGACCTGGTCCGGGTTCGCCTACGTCGCGTTCGTCACCGACGTCTACTCGCGGCGGATCGTGGGCTGGAACGTCGCGGCGACCTTGCGGGCCGACATCCTGCCGCTGCAGGCGCTCAACATGGCCGCCTGGGCAGCCGACGGCGACCTGGATCGGCTGGTCCATCACGCCGACCACGGCTCGAACTACCTGGCGGTCGTCTATACCGATCGGATCGCTGAGCTCGGCGCGAAACCCTCGACCGGGACCGTCGGTGACAGCTACGACAACGCCCTCGCCGAGGCCGTCAACGGGCTCTACAAGACCGAGCTGATCCGCCAACGCGGGCCTTGGCGGAGCGTTGAGCAGGTCGAGCTCGCCACCCTCGAATACGTCTGGTGGTGGAACAACGCCCGCCTCCACGGCGAGCTCGGCATGCGCACTCCGTTCGAGGTCGAGACCGAGTACTACGCTGCCCAAGAACCGATCCTGCCGGCGACCGCCGGACAGGAAACCACCTAG
- a CDS encoding IS3 family transposase (programmed frameshift), whose translation MPKKIDPEVQARAVRLVSDHLGEYPSLTAASAAVAKQVGVGRETVRRWVVQAQIDGGQRGGVTSEELAEIKRLKAENRRLREDVAILKAATFFLRGGTRPPQPMMAGFIDTMRSEGHAVESICRVLREQGCQIAARTYRSWCVSGPSDRTVSDARVVDAVRAAAWSIDVHGRRKLAPEGLYGRRKMTAHLRRTTAPGASAGSVDRAMRTLGLSGVRRDKGIRTTIPSKDGKWAGDLLDRDFTAPAPNRVWVTGFTYCRTWAGWVYVAFIVDVFAQRIVAWHASTSKETELVMVPLRMALWERGREGRPAVAGELIHHSDAGSQYTSILLTEHLALEGISPSIGSVGDAYDNALMETINGLYKAECIRTTVFHEGPYRTIGDVEFATAGWVDWYNNRRLHSTLGNVPPIEFEQAHYATLNREPQPA comes from the exons ATGCCCAAGAAGATTGATCCCGAGGTTCAGGCCAGAGCCGTGCGGCTGGTCAGTGATCATCTCGGCGAGTATCCGTCGCTGACGGCGGCGTCAGCCGCGGTCGCTAAGCAGGTCGGTGTCGGCCGCGAGACCGTCCGCAGGTGGGTCGTGCAGGCCCAGATCGACGGCGGTCAGCGCGGCGGTGTCACGTCCGAAGAGCTGGCCGAGATCAAGAGGCTGAAGGCCGAGAATCGGCGGCTGCGTGAAGACGTCGCGATCCTGAAAGCAGCGACGT TCTTTCTTCGCGGGGGGACTCGACCCCCGCAACCGATGATGGCCGGATTCATCGACACGATGAGGTCCGAAGGTCACGCGGTCGAGTCGATCTGCCGGGTCCTGCGTGAGCAGGGCTGCCAGATCGCCGCGAGAACCTATCGGTCGTGGTGCGTCAGCGGCCCGTCAGACCGCACTGTCAGCGACGCCCGTGTCGTCGACGCCGTCCGTGCTGCTGCGTGGAGCATCGACGTCCACGGCCGACGCAAACTGGCTCCCGAAGGTCTGTATGGGCGGCGCAAGATGACCGCCCATCTGCGCCGGACCACCGCTCCCGGTGCGAGCGCTGGGTCGGTCGATCGGGCGATGCGGACCCTGGGTTTGTCCGGTGTTCGCAGGGACAAAGGGATCCGGACCACGATCCCGTCCAAGGACGGCAAATGGGCTGGCGACCTGCTGGACCGTGACTTCACCGCGCCGGCCCCGAACCGCGTCTGGGTCACAGGCTTCACCTACTGCCGCACCTGGGCTGGGTGGGTCTATGTCGCGTTCATCGTGGACGTCTTCGCCCAACGGATCGTGGCGTGGCATGCCTCGACGTCCAAGGAGACCGAGCTGGTCATGGTTCCGCTGCGGATGGCGCTGTGGGAACGAGGCCGCGAAGGGCGACCAGCCGTCGCCGGCGAGTTGATTCACCACTCGGACGCCGGGTCGCAATACACATCGATTCTGCTGACCGAGCACCTCGCCCTGGAGGGCATCAGCCCCTCGATCGGGTCTGTCGGCGACGCATACGACAACGCCCTCATGGAGACCATCAACGGCCTCTACAAAGCCGAATGCATCCGCACCACGGTCTTCCACGAGGGCCCGTATCGGACGATCGGAGACGTCGAATTCGCGACCGCCGGCTGGGTCGACTGGTACAACAACCGACGCCTGCACAGCACCCTCGGTAACGTTCCACCCATCGAGTTCGAGCAAGCCCACTACGCGACCCTCAACCGAGAGCCGCAACCCGCATAG
- a CDS encoding integrase core domain-containing protein: MSGKAGAGHGKIERFNRTLAARCVFNRHCNSELASRAALPAWIRRYDGRRVHTAKAADISRSTCLRLQYT; the protein is encoded by the coding sequence GTGTCCGGGAAAGCCGGGGCAGGTCACGGCAAGATCGAACGGTTCAACCGCACGCTCGCTGCCCGCTGCGTCTTCAACCGTCACTGCAACAGCGAGTTAGCCAGCCGAGCAGCCCTGCCAGCCTGGATTCGTCGCTACGATGGCCGCCGGGTCCACACTGCGAAAGCCGCAGACATCAGCCGCTCAACCTGCCTGCGGCTGCAATACACCTAG
- a CDS encoding serine aminopeptidase domain-containing protein encodes MAEPVVLIAAAMAVPSGFYRPLVAEIESRGWQARALPTRGFERGKPIASRSADWSYGSEIQAIADAVAAARAEQPDRPVILLGHSLGAQLVAGHQIHHPPADGFITVGASVPHFRSYPYGGLGVLAMGVSVPVVTRLRGYLPKPFFGAPGAQTLMREWARFVRSGRPPFDVPHRITSPTLVVQLQGDAYAVSASNKVFTEMMIDPAAVTRWVYTRDAAPEGGTTHHVRWVKTPGPVVDRIVEWWATAAS; translated from the coding sequence ATGGCCGAACCCGTCGTACTGATCGCGGCTGCGATGGCCGTCCCGTCGGGGTTCTATCGGCCCCTCGTCGCCGAGATCGAGTCGCGAGGCTGGCAGGCACGTGCCCTGCCCACCCGCGGCTTCGAGCGGGGCAAGCCGATCGCGTCACGCTCGGCCGACTGGAGCTACGGCTCCGAGATCCAGGCGATCGCGGACGCCGTCGCGGCCGCGCGCGCCGAGCAGCCCGACCGCCCCGTCATCCTGCTCGGCCACAGCCTCGGAGCCCAGCTCGTCGCGGGTCACCAGATCCACCACCCGCCGGCCGACGGGTTCATCACGGTCGGTGCGTCGGTGCCGCACTTCAGGTCGTACCCCTACGGCGGGCTGGGGGTGTTGGCCATGGGGGTGAGCGTCCCCGTCGTCACACGGCTGCGCGGCTACCTGCCGAAGCCGTTCTTCGGGGCACCGGGCGCGCAGACCCTGATGCGCGAGTGGGCCCGTTTCGTCCGGTCCGGACGTCCGCCGTTCGACGTGCCCCACCGCATCACGTCGCCGACGCTCGTCGTGCAGCTGCAGGGCGACGCCTACGCCGTGTCGGCCTCCAACAAGGTTTTCACCGAGATGATGATCGACCCTGCGGCGGTCACCCGGTGGGTCTACACCAGGGACGCAGCACCCGAGGGCGGCACGACCCACCACGTCCGGTGGGTCAAGACCCCCGGGCCCGTGGTGGATCGCATCGTCGAGTGGTGGGCCACCGCCGCGAGCTGA